The sequence ATTCACCGCTGCTGGGCCAGTATTATTTCCAGGATACTGCCACGATCCAATTAAAGATGCCTGATCTCAGCGCTTACCTGCATTTCCGCATTAAGAGCTTCAATGCGTATGTACGGGCGGAGAATTTAAATACTTTCGATCCTGGCAAGGGCGGATTTTCCAATAATAATATTCCCACGTTTAATTATCCCTATCCCGGCCTGCAGATACGGGTGGGGATCTTTTGGAGCTTTGTGAATTAGAATTAGAATTAGAATACAGAATACAGAATACAGTAGGCGTCCCCTTTATAACCAATATTTATTTTCCAGGTTTTTTAATACCCCATTGCGTTTGGCGCGTTTGGAGCGGCGCAGGAGGTAGGGCATGATGAAGGAGAAGAAACCGGGCAGGCGGGTATCCGTCAGGTCCAGCAATACCGCCAGGTGGTCCATCTTTTTCGGGATGCCTTTTTTATTGGTCTCGCCGTCATCTGCCAGGCCATAGCCAATAGCGATCCCTTTTTCAAAACCGGTGGAGCCCGGCGTCAGCTTAACCTGGAAGCGGATGGGCGTTTTGCCGGCATTGTAAAAGCGGTGCAATTCTTTCACACCTGCGACGGCTGTTTCGCCGGGTTTTAAATGCAATTGTCTTGTTTTGAGCCCAATGCTCAACACCCCTTCCACGGCTGTAAACTCTTCTTCAAAACTCACATGGTAATGTAAGGTATTGCCGCCGCCTGCCTCCAGCTCTACTTCCAGCAGGGTATAAGCGCCATTGGTCTCCCGGCTGCTTTTGAGTAAGGTGACTTTGTCTTTAATAAGCGGGTTTTCAAAAATTCTTCTTTCCATGGCCTGTAAATTGAAGGTTAAAAGTAGGCGCTGTGCCAGGCCGGCCAAAGCGGGCATGGTATAATATGCCGGAAAAGGAAGATGAATTGTTATTATTGAGGTATAACGGTGGGCAGACTGCTTATTGTTATGTACTTTCACGTGCGAAAAATGATCAATATGAAAAACAAACACATTGTATCCGTTACTGTATCATTGTTAGTAGTGCTTCTGTTTACTGCCTGCTCTACCAGTAAGGTAGCTGCACCCGATGGCAGTGGGAATGTAAATCTGAAAGGTACCTGGACCGTTCAGGACGTTAGTTTTGAGGGCATTTCAAAGAATGGTTTTAAGGTGACTGTTTTTGACGATGCGCCTTATAGCTGTTTCATTGGCAGCCAGTGGAACCTGATTGCCAGCGGCAATGGCTCGTATACGATCCCTTCCTCAACGGGTTGTGCGGCCGGGGAAAGGACCATTTTCTGGGGTGTGCAAACGGAGAATGGAACGCCTGTTTTCCTGTTCAAAAAGCTGCCTCCCGGCGCCAAGCCGCAAAAAATCACCGATGGCTTTAAGATGACGGTTAAGTCGGTGACTGCCAATTCTATGGTGTTGCAGGATGATATCTATTTTGAGGGTAAAACGATCTATATCAATTATCATTTCTCCCGGTAAGAACTTAAAGATGTGGTTTTTATGTTAAAGCTGCCTTTCGGGGCAGCTTTGCTTTCTTTTTACAGAACAGGGAGTTATCTTTGCTACAGAGATGAAAAAGGCCATCATTGCGATATTAGCCATTTTGTATGTAACCGTTGCCAGTGGGGTAGTGGTGAATGTACATTATTGCATGGGGCGTATCGCATCCGTGGAATATGGGTATGATGACCACGATGTTTGTAGCAAGTGTGGCATGAGTAGCCAAAAGAAAGGCTGCTGCCATACCGAATACAAACTGATCAAACTGCAGGACGAACACCAACTGGTAAAGGCATCCATTGCCTTCTCCGCCTTGCCTGCGATTGTTCCTGCGCAGCCGCCTCTTTTTCAGCAACCGCTTTCCGGGGCCCATCAATATCTGGCCCTTCAATACCATTCTCCGCCGGACTCCCGGCTTAATAGTGTTTATCTTTCTAATTGCGTTTTCAGAATTTGATAGTAAAACAGGCAAGTGGTAAGTGGCTAGTAGCGAGTAGCCCATATTTACCAATAGCCACTAGCCGTTTACCACTCGCTATTTATGTATACGACTTTTCCGCGCCCCAGGCGCTAATCTATTTTCATTTACTATCAAATAAACAATCATGAAAACGCAACCTATTATTCTCTCTTTTGCTTTAGTAATCTTCTCCGCTTTAACTGCCAGCGCTCAAAAGAAAGCTGATGTCACCCAGAAAAAAGAAACTTTCAAGGTATGGGGTGAATGCGGCATGTGTAAGAAGACGATCGAGAAAGCCGCCAAAGATTCCGGCGCCCTGGCCGCTTCCTGGGATACCGACAGCAAACTGCTGACCGTTACGTACAATACCACCAAGACCAGCAACCAGAAGATACAACAGGGCATTGCTGCCGCCGGTTATGATACCCGCGACCTCACCGCCGATCATACCGCGTATGACAAGCTGCATGAATGCTGCAAGTATGATCGCAAGGCGGCCGCTGCCAACGCAGAGCAAAAACAACCTGCCAGTCATCATTAATCACCTTCAACATTATCAAGATGAAAAAGATGATCCTACTGTTGCTGGTGGTGCTGATGGGCATCACCTCGATGGCGCAATTTAAAAATGCCACGCTGCAGGCGGCAGGACTTACCTGTGCGATGTGTACCAAGGCCATTAATAAGGCGCTGGAGCAGGTGGCTTTTATCCAAAGTGTAAAGGTGGATATCAAAACCTCTTCTTTCCTCCTTGCTTTTAAGGAAGGCGCTACGGTGGATTTTGATGTGATGAAGAAGGCAGTGGAAGATGCCGGCTTTTCGGTAGCCAAATTAAAAGTAACCGGTGTTTTTGATAAGGTGGAGGTGCAAAATGACGCCCATGTGCAGATAGATGGCAAAACTTTTCACTTCCTCAATATCAGCAAGCAAACCCTGCAGGGCGAGAAAGCGATTACGCTGGTGGATAAAGATTTTGTGAGTGCCAAGGAGTATAAGAAGTACAGCGCTGCTACCAGTATGGCTTGTGTGAAGACCGGCCGGGCGCAAAATTGTTGCACCAAAGAAGGCATTGCCGCCGATACCCGCATTTATCATGTAACTATTTAGGAGAAATGAAACAATTTTTTATTGCCTGTTTAATACTATTGGCTACCAGCGTAGCTGCTCATGCGCAACCCAAAAAGGGAGAGAAAGCGCCTGAGATCGCTATTCCTGATGTGGAAGGCAAAACAGTGAAACTATCCGGCCTGAAAGGAAAAGTAGTGCTGATCGATTTCTGGGCTTCCTGGTGCGGTCCCTGCCGCAAGGCGATGCCCGCCCTGCGTAAACTGTATGCGGCGAATAAAAGCAAGGGCTTTGAGATATACGGCATTAGTCTGGATGAACGCAAGGGCGACTGGACAAAAGCGATGGGCGCCGATAAGATCACCTGGATACAGGTGAATGAGCCCGGTGGATGGGAAAGCGCTACGGCCAAAGCCTGGAATATTGAGCACCTGCCTTCTTCCTTTTTACTGGACAAGGAAGGGAAGATCGTAGCGGTGGACCCATCAGAAGCGCAACTGAAAAGTTTACTGTCCTCCTTATTACCTTAAAACCGGTTGCCATGAAACAATTGATCACGATGGCAGGGTTACTGCTGCTGGCAGCAGCCGGTTATGCCCAGGAATTATATGTATATACAGAGCCTGCTTCGAATATGCCGGCCAAATCCATCAGCGCCAAATGGAATACCAAACTGCTGAAGGCTTTGCACAGTGACCGGGTGGAGCAACGCCATACGCCCGAAATCATGTTTGGGCTCAACAAGAACTGGATGGTGCATGTGGCCGGTACTTTTTCGGATATGTATTCTTCGAACGTACGGTGGGAGAGTGTACGGCTGTATGCCAAGTACCGCTTTCTCTCTATCGATGATGTGCACCAGCATTTCAGGATGGCGGCGTTTGGCGAGGCAACCCACAGTGTGAACCCCGCTTATTATGAGGAAGTATCACTGGATGGCGACCAGAGTGGCGTGATGGGCGGTATTATCCTGACGCAATTGTGGCAAAAGCTGGCAGTGTCTTCTACCCTGGGTTTTGCCCAGGTAACGACGAAACGGCCTAAATATATTGAGGACCTGTATCCCTGGCAGGCGTTTAATTATAGTTTATCGGCGGGCTACCTCGTACTGCCCCGGGAGTACACCAGCTATGGGCAAACCAACCTGAATGTGTATGTAGAATTGCTGGGCCAGCAAACGCTCGACCGGAAGCAATATTATGTGGACCTGGCCCCGGCTGTACAGCTCATTTTTAACAGCAATGCCAAGTTAAATATCGGGCACCGTTTTCAGTTGGGCAGCGATATGCACCGTATGGCTGAGAAGAGCTGGCAGGTGAGTTTTGAATATGTATTTCTCAATGCTTTGAAGAAGAAGCGGTCGTAACCTAAGTGCTCTGGCTTGTCGTAGCAAGCCAGAGGCGTGCAAATACCCGTCACCAGCGGGACGCTGGCGACTGTGAGCGGTCGTAGTACAGCTCCTTCAAAATTAAAGACTTAGGCCTCCTGTTGCAGGGAGGCCTTTTTTATTTTCCGCACTTCCGGGTTGTAAGTTTTGCTTATTGCTACTATTATTATTACATTTGACTAAATATAAATTTAGGCTAGTCTAAAATAATAGTTATAGCAAGCAAAAAGTATAGGCATGAAAAAATGGTTTTACGCAGTAATAGGTTGTTGTTTGGTTACCGGGCTCTATGCCCAATCTGGCGGCGTTAGCGGCATCGTACGCGATAAAAGCAATGGGGAGATATTGCCCGGGGCTACGGTAGTAGCAGCCGGGCAAAAAGTGGTAACGGGCAGGGACGGGCGTTTCGTTATTGCCGGTACAGAGGGCCTTACCGGGCCGGTGATCGTGACCATGGTGGGGTATAAAGCAGATACGATCAATCGGTATGATGCCGGCAAAACCCTCGTGGTTCTATTGGAAACAGCGGCCGGCGTACTAACGGATGTGGTGATAACAGGCACCATGAAGGCGGTATCAAAATCATCCAGCCCGGTACCGGTGGAAGTGTATACCCCGCAATTCTTCCGGCGCAATCCCACACCTTCTCTTTTTGATGCCTTGCAGCAGGTGAATGGCGTACGGCCGCAACTGAACTGCAATGTTTGTAATACGGGCGATATTCATATTAACGGATTGGAAGGTCCTTATACGATGGTACTGATAGATGGCATGCCCATTGTGAGCAGCCTTTCTACGGTCTATGGCCTTTCGGGTATTCCCAACTCCCTGGTGGAAAGGATCGAAGTGGTAAAAGGGCCGGCCTCCTCCCTGTATGGTTCGGAAGCCATTGGCGGACTGATCAATGTGATCACGAAGAACCCTGCCAAAGCGCCGCTGGTATCGGTAGATGTATCGTCCACTACCTGGAATGAATACAATGTAGATGCGGCTGTTAAGTACAAGCCTTCCAGGAAGGTGACCGCCTTACTGGGTGTTAATTATTTCAACTTCACCAAACGGTTTGATAAGAATGATGACAACTTCACGGATGTGACCCTGCAGAACCGGATCTCGCTGTTTAATAAGTATAGCTTTCAGCGGAAAGAGAAACGGGCCGCCAATGTAGCCGTGCGTTATGTATATGAGGACCGCTGGGGCGGGGATATGCGCTGGAATAAAAGTTTCCGGGGAGGGGACAGTATTTATGCAGAAAGTATTTATACCTCCCGGCTGGAGCTGATCGGCAATTACCAGTTGCCCGTAAAGGAACCTTTATTGTTCTCTTATTCTTTTAATACCCATACCCAGCGTTCCGTATATGGCACTACGCATTATAACGCTTTGCAGCAGGTGGCTTTCGGGCAACTGACCTGGGACAGATCCCTGAACAGGCACGACCTGCTGGCCGGGGCTGTATTCCGCTATACGTATTATGATGATAATACCCCGGCTACCCATGATGCGGTGAACCACAAGAACGATCCTGAGCGTACCCCCCTGCCGGGTTTCTTTTTGCAGGATGAGATAGCCCTGAATAACCGGCAAAAGTTATTATTGGGGGCCCGGTGGGACTATCACCCGGTGCATGGACATATTTTTACGCCGCGCGCCGCCTGGAAGTTTTCTCCTACGGCCAATGATATTATCAGGCTGAATGCCGGCACCGGCTTCCGGGTGGTGAACCTGTTTACGGAAGACCATGCAGCCCTTACCGGCGCCCGTACGGTGGTGATTGAGGGTGAACTGAAGCCGGAACGCAGTTATAATGTGAACCTGAATTATGTAAAGAAGATCTATGCGGCCAATTTCTGGTTGAACATCGATGCATCG comes from Paraflavitalea devenefica and encodes:
- a CDS encoding cupin domain-containing protein, which produces MERRIFENPLIKDKVTLLKSSRETNGAYTLLEVELEAGGGNTLHYHVSFEEEFTAVEGVLSIGLKTRQLHLKPGETAVAGVKELHRFYNAGKTPIRFQVKLTPGSTGFEKGIAIGYGLADDGETNKKGIPKKMDHLAVLLDLTDTRLPGFFSFIMPYLLRRSKRAKRNGVLKNLENKYWL
- a CDS encoding lipocalin family protein, with protein sequence MKNKHIVSVTVSLLVVLLFTACSTSKVAAPDGSGNVNLKGTWTVQDVSFEGISKNGFKVTVFDDAPYSCFIGSQWNLIASGNGSYTIPSSTGCAAGERTIFWGVQTENGTPVFLFKKLPPGAKPQKITDGFKMTVKSVTANSMVLQDDIYFEGKTIYINYHFSR
- a CDS encoding HYC_CC_PP family protein, with protein sequence MKKAIIAILAILYVTVASGVVVNVHYCMGRIASVEYGYDDHDVCSKCGMSSQKKGCCHTEYKLIKLQDEHQLVKASIAFSALPAIVPAQPPLFQQPLSGAHQYLALQYHSPPDSRLNSVYLSNCVFRI
- a CDS encoding heavy-metal-associated domain-containing protein, translating into MKTQPIILSFALVIFSALTASAQKKADVTQKKETFKVWGECGMCKKTIEKAAKDSGALAASWDTDSKLLTVTYNTTKTSNQKIQQGIAAAGYDTRDLTADHTAYDKLHECCKYDRKAAAANAEQKQPASHH
- a CDS encoding heavy-metal-associated domain-containing protein, with the protein product MKKMILLLLVVLMGITSMAQFKNATLQAAGLTCAMCTKAINKALEQVAFIQSVKVDIKTSSFLLAFKEGATVDFDVMKKAVEDAGFSVAKLKVTGVFDKVEVQNDAHVQIDGKTFHFLNISKQTLQGEKAITLVDKDFVSAKEYKKYSAATSMACVKTGRAQNCCTKEGIAADTRIYHVTI
- a CDS encoding TlpA family protein disulfide reductase; the encoded protein is MKQFFIACLILLATSVAAHAQPKKGEKAPEIAIPDVEGKTVKLSGLKGKVVLIDFWASWCGPCRKAMPALRKLYAANKSKGFEIYGISLDERKGDWTKAMGADKITWIQVNEPGGWESATAKAWNIEHLPSSFLLDKEGKIVAVDPSEAQLKSLLSSLLP
- a CDS encoding TonB-dependent receptor; this translates as MKKWFYAVIGCCLVTGLYAQSGGVSGIVRDKSNGEILPGATVVAAGQKVVTGRDGRFVIAGTEGLTGPVIVTMVGYKADTINRYDAGKTLVVLLETAAGVLTDVVITGTMKAVSKSSSPVPVEVYTPQFFRRNPTPSLFDALQQVNGVRPQLNCNVCNTGDIHINGLEGPYTMVLIDGMPIVSSLSTVYGLSGIPNSLVERIEVVKGPASSLYGSEAIGGLINVITKNPAKAPLVSVDVSSTTWNEYNVDAAVKYKPSRKVTALLGVNYFNFTKRFDKNDDNFTDVTLQNRISLFNKYSFQRKEKRAANVAVRYVYEDRWGGDMRWNKSFRGGDSIYAESIYTSRLELIGNYQLPVKEPLLFSYSFNTHTQRSVYGTTHYNALQQVAFGQLTWDRSLNRHDLLAGAVFRYTYYDDNTPATHDAVNHKNDPERTPLPGFFLQDEIALNNRQKLLLGARWDYHPVHGHIFTPRAAWKFSPTANDIIRLNAGTGFRVVNLFTEDHAALTGARTVVIEGELKPERSYNVNLNYVKKIYAANFWLNIDASVWYTHFTNRILPDYLSNPNEIRYSNLKGYSVSQGASVNAEFGFTSSLRGHIGVTRQDVTIVEKVAGKKERTQQLLTEKWSGNWSLSYTFRSGGWVIDYTGNIYGPMLLPLLSDLDPRRAKSPVWSIQNIQLTKKLKGGVEIYGGIKNLLNWTPARNTPFLIARSNDPFDKQVTYDNNGQVIATPENPYALTFDPNYVYAPNQGMRGFLGVRWTLQ